From Candidatus Atelocyanobacterium thalassa isolate ALOHA, a single genomic window includes:
- the secA gene encoding preprotein translocase subunit SecA, producing the protein MFKTLFGDPNTRKIKKFHPVVAEINALEADIHKLSDQQLKYKTNEFRELLETVNSDEELRNILNEILPEAFAVVREASIRVLGMRHFDVQLIGGMVLHKGQIAEMKTGEGKTLVGTLPAYLNGLTKKGVHIVTVNDYLARRDAEWMGQVHRFLGLSVGLIQSGMNPEERRKNYSCDITYTTNSELGFDYLRDNMATSMSEVVQRPPYYCIIDEVDSILIDEARTPLIISGQVERPTEKYLKATEIAKHLEKQLSEDDQKEYEVDEKARNVLMTDQGFEKAEKLLGVQDLYDQENPWAHYIFNAVKAKELFTKDVNYIVKNQEVVIVDEFTGRVLAGRRWSDGLHQAIEAKEEVPIQKETQTLATITYQNFFLLYNQLSGMTGTAKTEETELEKIYNLQVTIIPTNRPSQRHDNPDVVYKTEKAKWKAVAQEVEEFHKLGRPILVGTTSVEKSDVISALLQEKNIPHNILNARPENVERESEIVAQAGRKGAVTIATNMAGRGTDIILGGNSDYMARLKIREYLMPQVVIPEDNNLTKEKKISNTNSRGFGQDQNKKKWQPSVDIFPTQLSQKTQELIKSVVKFAVDKYGLQSVTELEAEEKIAIASENAPTEDVFVLKLREVYKIIRQEYDVYTDAEHDEVVKLGGLYVMATERHESRRVDNQLRGRSGRQGDPGTTKFFLSLEDNLLRIFGGDRVVGLMNAFRVEEEMPIESKMLTRSLEGAQKKVETFYYDTRKQVFEYDEVMNNQRRAIYAERRRVLEGLDLKEQVLQYAEKTMDEIVDAYVNPELPPEEWDVKNLVNKIKEFVYLLKDIVAEDVEEMTVGEMKIFLHEEVRKAYDIKENQVDKTRPGLMREAERFFILQQIDTLWREHLQSMDALRESIGLRGYGQKDPLIEYKQEGYEMFLEMMVDIRRNVVYSLFQFQPQEQPPTV; encoded by the coding sequence ATGTTTAAAACTTTATTTGGTGATCCCAACACTAGAAAAATTAAAAAGTTCCATCCTGTTGTTGCAGAGATTAATGCATTAGAAGCAGATATTCATAAATTATCTGATCAACAGCTTAAATATAAAACAAATGAATTCAGAGAGTTACTAGAAACAGTCAATAGTGACGAAGAATTAAGAAATATCTTAAATGAAATTCTTCCAGAGGCTTTCGCTGTTGTAAGAGAAGCAAGTATTCGTGTTTTAGGAATGCGCCATTTCGATGTACAACTTATTGGTGGAATGGTTCTTCATAAAGGGCAAATTGCGGAAATGAAAACTGGAGAAGGGAAAACCCTTGTCGGAACCTTGCCTGCTTATTTGAATGGACTTACAAAAAAAGGGGTTCATATTGTTACTGTTAACGATTATTTAGCTCGTAGAGATGCAGAATGGATGGGACAAGTTCATCGTTTTCTTGGGTTAAGTGTTGGACTTATTCAATCAGGAATGAATCCTGAAGAACGTAGAAAAAATTATTCTTGTGACATAACTTACACTACTAATAGTGAGTTAGGTTTTGACTATTTACGGGATAATATGGCAACGTCTATGTCTGAAGTCGTACAACGCCCTCCATACTATTGCATTATTGATGAAGTTGATTCTATATTGATAGATGAAGCTCGTACTCCATTAATAATATCTGGGCAAGTAGAGAGACCAACAGAAAAGTATCTTAAGGCTACTGAAATTGCAAAACATCTTGAAAAACAATTATCTGAAGATGATCAAAAAGAATACGAAGTAGACGAAAAAGCTCGTAATGTCCTAATGACTGATCAAGGTTTTGAGAAAGCTGAAAAACTATTAGGAGTTCAAGACTTATATGATCAAGAAAACCCTTGGGCTCATTATATTTTCAATGCTGTTAAAGCTAAAGAACTGTTTACCAAAGATGTTAACTATATAGTTAAAAACCAAGAAGTTGTTATTGTTGACGAATTTACTGGCCGTGTCTTAGCTGGAAGACGTTGGAGTGATGGACTTCATCAAGCTATCGAAGCTAAAGAAGAAGTTCCTATTCAAAAAGAGACACAAACTTTAGCTACTATTACTTATCAAAATTTTTTCCTGCTATATAATCAATTATCAGGAATGACCGGGACCGCTAAAACAGAAGAAACAGAATTAGAAAAAATCTATAATCTCCAAGTTACAATTATTCCAACTAATAGACCTTCCCAGCGCCATGATAATCCAGATGTAGTATATAAAACGGAAAAAGCCAAATGGAAAGCAGTAGCACAAGAAGTTGAAGAATTTCATAAGTTAGGGCGTCCTATTTTGGTTGGAACAACTAGTGTTGAAAAGTCAGATGTAATATCTGCTCTACTTCAAGAAAAGAATATTCCTCATAATATTCTGAATGCTAGACCAGAAAATGTAGAAAGAGAATCAGAAATTGTTGCACAAGCAGGCAGGAAAGGAGCAGTAACAATTGCTACTAATATGGCAGGAAGGGGGACAGATATTATTTTAGGCGGAAATTCAGATTACATGGCACGTCTTAAAATCCGAGAATATTTAATGCCCCAAGTTGTTATACCTGAAGATAATAATTTAACAAAAGAGAAAAAAATTAGTAATACTAATTCTCGAGGCTTTGGGCAAGATCAGAACAAGAAAAAATGGCAACCGTCAGTTGATATTTTTCCTACTCAACTTTCTCAAAAAACACAAGAATTGATTAAAAGTGTAGTTAAATTTGCTGTTGACAAATATGGGCTGCAAAGTGTTACAGAACTAGAGGCAGAAGAGAAAATAGCCATTGCTTCTGAAAATGCACCTACTGAAGATGTTTTTGTTCTCAAATTGAGAGAAGTCTATAAAATCATACGTCAAGAATATGATGTATATACAGATGCAGAACATGACGAAGTGGTGAAACTAGGAGGGTTATATGTAATGGCTACAGAGCGCCACGAATCTCGTCGAGTTGATAATCAATTAAGAGGAAGATCTGGAAGGCAAGGAGATCCAGGAACAACTAAGTTTTTTCTGAGTTTAGAAGATAATTTATTAAGAATATTTGGTGGAGATCGTGTTGTAGGGTTAATGAATGCTTTTCGAGTTGAAGAAGAAATGCCTATTGAGTCAAAGATGTTAACCCGTTCTCTAGAAGGGGCTCAAAAGAAAGTAGAAACTTTCTATTACGATACTCGAAAGCAGGTTTTTGAGTATGATGAAGTAATGAATAATCAGAGACGAGCTATTTATGCTGAACGTCGTCGTGTACTAGAGGGCTTAGATCTTAAAGAACAAGTTTTGCAATATGCAGAAAAAACAATGGATGAGATTGTTGATGCATATGTTAATCCAGAACTTCCGCCCGAAGAGTGGGATGTGAAAAATTTAGTAAATAAGATTAAAGAGTTTGTTTATCTCCTAAAAGACATTGTTGCGGAAGATGTGGAAGAAATGACTGTTGGAGAAATGAAAATTTTTCTTCATGAAGAAGTTCGTAAAGCTTATGACATAAAAGAAAATCAAGTTGATAAAACCCGACCTGGTTTAATGAGAGAAGCAGAAAGATTCTTTATACTACAGCAAATTGATACACTATGGCGTGAGCATTTACAATCTATGGATGCTTTAAGAGAGTCTATTGGATTGAGAGGTTATGGGCAGAAAGATCCACTTATTGAATATAAACAAGAAGGTTATGAAATGTTTCTGGAAATGATGGTTGATATTCGAAGAAACGTCGTTTATTCTTTATTTCAATTTCAACCTCAAGAACAACCTCCAACAGTATAA
- the metG gene encoding methionine--tRNA ligase produces the protein MTLEKVKPKKFVLTTPLYYANDLPHVGSAYTTMIADVISRYKKLKGEEVLFITGTDEHGQKIERNAEANNLPAQEHCDRIVSSFKLLWDKLDIQYDRFSRTTDTQHQKIVYEFFQRVWDNGDIYLSRQQGWYCVACEEFKEERELLENGCCPVHFNKKAEWYDEENYFFKLSKYQSQLEELYKNNPEFIKPKSCRNEILKFVNQGLKDFSISRVNVKWGFTVPNDPNHTIYVWFDALLGYITALLESESKDSTLDNAISQGWPVNLHLIGKDILRFHAVYWPAMLMSAKLSLPEYIFGHGFLTKDGQKMGKSSGNTLDPFELVNKYGPDPIRYYFLKEIECGKDGDFNETRFINTVNADLADDLGNLLNRTLGMTQKYCEGLLPPMSGIDLPKEHPLKKIGLNLGENVIKAYDNLKFNEGCEEIFTLIRASNKFIDEQAPWTLFKKGEQKEVEKILYGVLESVRLVAYLLAPIIPNLSSKIYKQLGFSVDFNQVECLEEVIPFDKHSQWGKLAHNNFLSKPQPIFVKLDTSLKNDF, from the coding sequence ATGACCTTAGAAAAAGTAAAACCTAAAAAATTTGTCTTAACCACTCCTTTATATTACGCGAATGACTTACCACACGTTGGTAGCGCGTATACAACGATGATAGCTGATGTTATTAGTCGCTATAAAAAACTTAAAGGAGAAGAAGTTCTTTTTATCACAGGAACTGATGAACATGGTCAAAAGATAGAAAGAAATGCTGAAGCAAACAACTTACCTGCACAAGAGCATTGTGATCGAATTGTCAGTAGTTTTAAACTACTATGGGATAAGTTAGACATACAGTACGATCGTTTTAGTCGTACAACAGATACCCAGCATCAAAAAATTGTTTATGAATTTTTTCAGCGTGTTTGGGATAATGGTGACATTTATCTTTCTAGACAACAAGGATGGTATTGTGTAGCTTGTGAAGAATTTAAAGAAGAAAGAGAGTTGTTGGAAAATGGTTGTTGCCCTGTGCATTTTAATAAAAAAGCAGAGTGGTATGATGAAGAGAATTATTTCTTTAAATTGTCTAAATATCAATCACAATTAGAAGAACTATATAAAAATAATCCTGAATTTATTAAGCCAAAAAGTTGTCGTAATGAAATCTTAAAATTTGTTAACCAAGGGTTGAAGGATTTTTCTATATCTAGAGTTAATGTAAAATGGGGATTTACTGTCCCTAATGATCCAAATCATACTATTTATGTTTGGTTTGATGCCCTTCTAGGTTATATTACTGCTTTACTAGAATCAGAATCAAAAGATTCAACGCTAGATAATGCTATTTCGCAAGGATGGCCTGTTAACTTACATTTAATAGGAAAAGATATTCTACGATTTCATGCAGTTTATTGGCCCGCTATGCTTATGTCAGCAAAGCTATCTTTACCTGAATATATATTTGGTCATGGATTTTTAACAAAAGATGGGCAAAAAATGGGTAAAAGTTCAGGTAATACTTTAGATCCATTTGAATTAGTTAATAAATATGGTCCAGATCCTATACGCTACTATTTTCTAAAAGAGATAGAATGTGGAAAAGATGGTGACTTTAATGAAACCCGTTTTATAAATACTGTTAATGCTGATCTTGCTGATGATTTAGGAAACCTTCTAAATCGTACTTTAGGGATGACTCAGAAGTACTGTGAAGGGTTATTGCCTCCTATGAGTGGAATAGACTTGCCTAAAGAACATCCACTTAAAAAGATAGGATTAAATTTAGGGGAAAATGTAATCAAAGCTTACGATAATCTTAAATTTAACGAGGGTTGCGAAGAAATTTTTACCTTAATTAGAGCAAGTAATAAATTTATTGACGAGCAAGCCCCTTGGACTTTGTTTAAAAAAGGAGAACAAAAAGAAGTGGAAAAGATTTTATATGGAGTGTTAGAATCGGTGCGTCTTGTTGCTTATTTATTAGCTCCAATTATTCCAAACCTCAGTAGTAAAATCTATAAACAACTTGGTTTTTCAGTTGATTTCAATCAAGTTGAATGTTTAGAAGAAGTTATTCCTTTTGATAAACATAGTCAATGGGGAAAACTGGCTCATAACAATTTTTTATCTAAACCTCAACCTATTTTTGTTAAACTTGATACTTCTTTAAAGAACGACTTTTAG
- a CDS encoding LabA-like NYN domain-containing protein: MYDDFEDDLLFTPEQMLENRGRVAIFIDGSNLFYAALQLGIEIDYTRLLYRLTEGSRLLRAFFYTGVDRTNEKQQGFLLWMRRNGYRVIAKDLVQLPDGSKKANLDVEIAVDLMALVGSYDTAIIVSGDGDLAYAANSVSYRGARVEVVSLRSMTSDSLINVADHYIDLDQIKEDIQKTSRTNLAYNSYPTVGMLEQNKPR; this comes from the coding sequence ATGTATGACGATTTTGAGGATGATTTGCTTTTTACTCCTGAGCAAATGCTAGAAAATAGAGGAAGAGTTGCCATTTTTATTGATGGTTCTAATTTATTCTATGCAGCATTACAACTAGGTATTGAGATTGACTATACTAGACTACTTTATCGTTTAACAGAAGGTTCACGACTTCTTAGAGCTTTTTTCTATACTGGTGTAGATCGAACTAATGAAAAACAGCAAGGATTTTTGTTGTGGATGAGAAGAAATGGCTATCGGGTTATCGCAAAAGATCTAGTTCAACTTCCAGACGGATCGAAAAAAGCTAACTTAGATGTGGAAATTGCTGTTGACCTTATGGCGTTAGTTGGCTCCTATGATACAGCAATAATTGTGAGCGGAGATGGCGACTTGGCTTATGCAGCAAATTCTGTTAGTTACCGTGGAGCAAGAGTAGAAGTTGTCAGCCTGCGATCTATGACTAGTGATAGTCTCATTAATGTTGCAGATCACTACATAGATCTTGATCAAATAAAAGAAGATATTCAGAAAACTTCCAGAACTAATTTAGCCTACAATAGCTATCCTACTGTTGGAATGTTAGAACAGAACAAACCACGTTAA
- the lptC gene encoding LPS export ABC transporter periplasmic protein LptC produces the protein MDQKYKNQQQHSLQLKLIRKGMLLLLLSLLACQAEEKTSTNTNNLGKVKEETNLNLQNATLEQSDADGKLLWKIQVDEAKYSPDREKATLTAVKGNIFEKGTLVLQIKADYGEIQGNGTKIFLRNNVLAIDPRNQIVIRSEEIEWQPQELLLTMRKNLRGFHPELEVSANEGKYYTDKQKFELEGQIEAISEHKKIKMTTEHLFWEIQKQMVTSNQLSNIARFKDDVITANLIAQKAVIHLNKQHILVKDNVEYKSIQPPLQVSANAILWNYKTRQIFSDQPVQLVQYEDNITLIGNKAHVDLNNNIAYLKGKVQGLNKNNKSTLQANNLTWYIIDQNIEAVGSVFYHQDENPRFTLAGDKANGSLKENTIIVTNSDKEKRVVTEFFTDSK, from the coding sequence ATGGATCAAAAGTATAAAAATCAACAACAGCATTCTCTACAATTAAAATTAATTAGAAAGGGAATGCTGCTGCTATTATTAAGCTTACTAGCTTGTCAGGCAGAAGAAAAAACTAGTACAAACACTAATAATTTAGGAAAAGTAAAAGAAGAAACGAATTTAAATCTTCAAAATGCTACTTTAGAGCAATCTGATGCTGATGGAAAATTGCTCTGGAAAATACAAGTAGACGAAGCAAAATACAGCCCAGACCGTGAGAAAGCAACTTTAACTGCTGTTAAAGGTAATATCTTTGAAAAAGGTACGCTAGTTTTGCAAATTAAGGCAGATTATGGAGAAATTCAAGGAAATGGAACTAAAATTTTTCTAAGAAATAATGTTTTAGCAATTGATCCAAGAAATCAAATTGTTATTCGTAGCGAGGAGATAGAATGGCAGCCACAAGAATTACTTTTAACAATGCGTAAAAATTTACGAGGTTTTCATCCTGAGCTAGAAGTTTCTGCCAACGAAGGAAAATATTATACAGATAAGCAAAAATTTGAATTAGAAGGGCAAATTGAAGCTATATCAGAACATAAAAAGATAAAGATGACTACAGAACATTTGTTTTGGGAAATACAAAAACAAATGGTAACTAGCAATCAGTTATCAAATATTGCAAGGTTTAAGGACGATGTTATAACGGCTAATCTTATAGCTCAAAAAGCAGTTATACACCTAAACAAACAACATATTCTTGTTAAAGATAATGTTGAATATAAATCTATTCAACCACCTCTTCAAGTATCTGCTAATGCAATTTTGTGGAATTATAAAACTCGTCAAATATTTTCAGATCAACCAGTCCAGCTGGTGCAATACGAAGATAATATTACACTTATTGGGAATAAAGCTCATGTTGATTTAAATAATAATATTGCTTATCTCAAAGGAAAAGTTCAAGGACTAAATAAAAATAATAAAAGTACATTACAAGCTAATAATTTAACTTGGTATATTATCGATCAAAATATTGAAGCTGTAGGTAGTGTTTTTTATCATCAAGATGAAAACCCGAGGTTTACTCTGGCTGGAGACAAGGCTAATGGAAGTTTGAAAGAGAACACTATAATAGTAACTAATAGCGATAAAGAAAAACGTGTTGTTACTGAATTTTTTACGGATTCAAAATAA
- a CDS encoding DegT/DnrJ/EryC1/StrS family aminotransferase produces MQVNTIPPVDLVRQYESINKEIDNTILEVVRSGHYIGGSVVQDFEKQLAQYIGTSECLTCNSGTDALYLALKALNIGFGDEVITTPFSFIATAETISLAGAKPIFADIERNTFNLDLENIEKIINPKVKAIIVVHLFGQPVNMTRLMEIANKHNLYVIEDCAQATGAKWNNKTVGSIGHIGCFSFFPTKNLGACGDGGAITTNDYAIGQTIKIIKEHGSMKRYHHDVVGINSRLDAIQAAILQVKLRYLDKWNEERREIAHYYHKLLSSIPMIQLPEEIIGGYHVWNQYTILVANGIDNNKDYNRDFLKKYLQDKGIISMVYYPIPIHLQKVYANLGYQKTSFPITEQVSYEVLSLPMFPGMLTQEQKRVANAIATSFNQ; encoded by the coding sequence ATGCAAGTAAATACTATTCCTCCCGTTGATTTAGTTCGTCAATACGAATCTATTAATAAAGAAATCGATAATACGATCCTCGAAGTGGTACGTTCTGGTCACTATATTGGCGGCTCTGTTGTACAAGATTTTGAAAAGCAACTAGCTCAGTATATAGGTACTTCTGAATGTTTAACATGTAATTCAGGTACTGATGCTCTTTATCTAGCTTTAAAAGCACTAAATATTGGCTTTGGTGATGAAGTAATTACAACTCCTTTTAGCTTTATAGCTACTGCAGAGACAATTAGTCTTGCAGGAGCAAAGCCAATATTTGCTGATATCGAGCGTAATACTTTTAATTTGGATTTAGAGAATATAGAAAAAATAATTAATCCAAAAGTTAAAGCAATTATTGTAGTTCATCTTTTTGGACAACCTGTCAATATGACTCGTTTAATGGAAATTGCCAATAAACATAATTTATATGTCATTGAAGATTGTGCTCAAGCTACTGGAGCTAAATGGAATAATAAGACTGTTGGTAGTATTGGGCATATAGGTTGTTTTAGCTTTTTTCCTACAAAAAATTTAGGAGCATGTGGAGACGGCGGAGCAATTACAACTAATGATTATGCAATTGGCCAAACTATTAAAATTATTAAAGAACATGGCTCAATGAAGCGTTATCATCATGATGTAGTTGGTATTAATAGTCGTTTGGATGCTATCCAAGCTGCCATTTTACAGGTAAAACTTCGTTATTTGGATAAATGGAATGAAGAAAGACGTGAAATAGCTCATTATTATCATAAACTACTAAGTTCGATTCCAATGATACAGTTACCCGAAGAAATTATTGGAGGGTATCATGTTTGGAATCAATATACGATCTTAGTAGCAAACGGAATCGATAATAATAAAGATTATAATAGAGATTTTTTGAAGAAATATTTACAAGATAAAGGAATTATTTCTATGGTCTATTATCCTATACCTATTCATTTGCAAAAAGTTTATGCAAATTTAGGGTATCAAAAAACGTCATTTCCAATTACTGAACAGGTATCTTATGAAGTACTTTCTTTGCCTATGTTTCCTGGTATGTTGACGCAAGAACAAAAAAGAGTTGCTAACGCTATTGCAACCAGCTTTAATCAGTAA
- the acs gene encoding acetate--CoA ligase: protein MLNHHKEDTIESVLKEKRIIHPPSTFSANARIKSFQDYEKLYQESISDSENFWGNLAEKELHWFNKWDRVLEWDPPHAKWFLNGKLNITYNCIDRHLTSSRRNKPAIVWEGEPGDSRTLTYEELHVEVCKFANVLKQLKVTKGDCVAIYMPMIPEAIIAMLACARIGSVHTVIFGGFSAESLKDRLKDSQAKILVTADGGFRKDKIISLKSQVDIALKNNSSIVEKVVVVKRTSESIAMEHGRDYWLHDLQQDISDNCPPEIMDSEDALFILYTSGSTGKPKGVVHTIGGYSLYTHITTKWIFDIQDTDTYWCTADIGWITGHSYGVYGPLSNGATSLFYEGVPRPSNPGCFWDIIERYKVNIFYTAPTAIRSFIKMGDDIPKKFNLSSLRLLGTVGEPINPEVWMWYYEIIGNEKCPIVDTWWQTETGGVMITSLPGAISSKPGSASLPFPGIVPDIVDKNGDNVPDNTGGLLIIKNPWPSMLRNIHGDRQRFEENYWNSLSKKSDEHIYFSGDSARRDSDGYFWILGRTDDVMNISGHRLGSMELESALVSHQAVNEASVVGKPHEIKGEDIYAFVTLNNGFEATNELISELKQHVVQEIGAIARPGTIQFTRELPKTRSGKIVRRFLRQIAANQNIKGDRSTIVNPDILDELKEQAQLHNHKY, encoded by the coding sequence ATGTTAAATCATCACAAAGAAGATACTATAGAATCTGTTCTTAAAGAAAAAAGAATTATTCATCCTCCATCTACATTTAGTGCAAATGCACGTATAAAAAGTTTTCAAGACTATGAAAAACTTTATCAAGAATCAATATCGGATTCAGAAAATTTTTGGGGGAATTTAGCAGAGAAGGAATTACATTGGTTTAATAAATGGGATCGTGTCTTAGAATGGGATCCACCCCATGCCAAGTGGTTTCTTAACGGGAAATTAAACATTACTTATAATTGTATTGATCGTCATCTTACCTCTTCAAGACGAAATAAACCAGCTATTGTATGGGAAGGAGAGCCTGGTGATTCAAGGACTTTAACTTACGAAGAACTTCATGTAGAAGTGTGTAAATTTGCTAATGTACTGAAGCAATTAAAAGTCACAAAAGGGGATTGTGTGGCAATTTATATGCCCATGATACCTGAAGCTATAATTGCCATGCTTGCCTGTGCTCGTATTGGTTCAGTTCATACAGTCATTTTTGGAGGCTTTAGTGCCGAATCCTTAAAAGATCGCTTAAAAGATTCACAAGCAAAAATCCTTGTTACTGCAGATGGTGGTTTTCGCAAAGATAAAATTATCTCCCTCAAATCTCAAGTTGATATAGCTCTGAAAAATAATTCCTCAATTGTCGAAAAAGTAGTAGTAGTAAAACGTACAAGTGAAAGTATTGCCATGGAACATGGCCGTGATTACTGGCTGCATGACTTGCAACAAGATATATCTGATAATTGTCCTCCAGAAATCATGGATAGTGAAGATGCTCTGTTTATTCTTTATACTAGTGGAAGTACTGGAAAACCTAAAGGAGTAGTTCATACTATTGGTGGATATAGTTTATATACTCACATAACGACGAAATGGATCTTTGACATACAAGATACAGATACTTATTGGTGTACAGCAGATATAGGATGGATTACAGGACATAGCTATGGTGTCTATGGTCCATTATCAAATGGAGCTACTTCTTTATTTTATGAAGGTGTTCCTCGACCTTCAAATCCTGGTTGCTTCTGGGATATTATAGAAAGATATAAAGTTAACATTTTTTATACTGCACCAACAGCTATACGTTCTTTTATAAAAATGGGAGATGATATACCTAAAAAATTTAATTTATCTTCTCTACGACTTTTAGGAACTGTAGGAGAACCTATAAATCCTGAAGTTTGGATGTGGTACTACGAAATAATAGGTAATGAAAAGTGTCCTATTGTAGATACTTGGTGGCAAACAGAGACAGGTGGAGTAATGATTACATCTTTACCTGGAGCAATATCTAGTAAACCAGGTTCGGCTTCTCTACCTTTCCCCGGTATTGTTCCAGACATAGTGGATAAAAATGGTGATAATGTCCCTGATAATACTGGTGGATTGTTGATAATTAAAAATCCATGGCCAAGTATGTTGAGAAATATTCATGGTGATCGTCAACGCTTTGAAGAAAATTATTGGAATTCTTTATCTAAGAAGTCGGACGAGCATATTTATTTCTCAGGAGATAGTGCGCGCAGAGATTCTGATGGCTATTTTTGGATTTTAGGACGTACTGATGATGTGATGAATATTTCAGGTCACCGATTAGGTTCTATGGAATTGGAATCAGCTTTAGTTTCACATCAGGCAGTTAATGAAGCAAGTGTAGTTGGTAAACCCCACGAAATAAAAGGAGAGGATATCTACGCCTTTGTAACACTGAATAATGGTTTTGAAGCAACTAATGAACTAATTAGTGAGCTCAAACAACATGTTGTTCAAGAAATTGGAGCGATTGCTCGTCCTGGAACTATTCAATTTACACGAGAATTGCCAAAAACCCGTTCTGGCAAGATTGTTAGAAGATTTTTAAGACAAATTGCAGCAAACCAAAACATAAAAGGAGATAGATCTACAATAGTTAACCCTGATATTTTAGATGAACTAAAAGAGCAAGCTCAGTTACATAATCATAAATATTAA
- the tatC gene encoding twin-arginine translocase subunit TatC — translation MKQPLSKTSGQLEKDEYLNEIPDEVEMPLLDHIEELRMRILYSLVAICFNVILCFIIIKPLVRWLEVPAQGVKLLQLAPGEFFFVSIKVAGYSGLLISSPFIIYQVLKFTLPGLTRRERQLIGPTILASSVLFFAGIGFSYWILIPAALNFFITYGSNVVEQAWSIDRYFEFILLLMFSTGIAFQIPVIQLILGYLGIISSQQMLKEWRIIVVGAVILGAVLTPSTDPLTQSLFAGAVLGLYFSGIFIVKLSGR, via the coding sequence ATGAAGCAACCTTTAAGCAAAACTTCTGGCCAACTGGAAAAAGACGAATATCTTAATGAGATACCAGATGAAGTAGAGATGCCATTACTAGATCATATCGAAGAGTTAAGAATGCGCATTTTGTATTCGCTAGTAGCAATATGCTTTAATGTGATCTTGTGTTTTATCATAATAAAACCTTTGGTGAGATGGCTAGAGGTTCCTGCCCAAGGAGTAAAACTTTTACAGCTAGCACCTGGAGAATTTTTCTTTGTTTCTATAAAAGTTGCCGGTTACAGTGGTTTACTAATTTCTAGTCCTTTTATTATTTACCAAGTCTTAAAATTTACTTTACCTGGATTAACTCGTAGAGAACGCCAATTAATAGGCCCAACAATTTTGGCCTCTAGTGTTCTTTTTTTTGCAGGAATAGGATTCTCTTACTGGATTTTAATACCTGCCGCATTAAATTTTTTCATAACTTACGGATCTAACGTAGTTGAACAGGCCTGGTCAATTGATCGTTATTTTGAATTTATTTTATTGTTAATGTTCAGTACTGGTATTGCATTTCAAATTCCTGTAATCCAATTAATCTTAGGATATTTAGGTATTATATCATCTCAACAAATGTTAAAAGAATGGAGAATCATAGTCGTTGGAGCAGTTATTTTAGGAGCTGTTTTAACACCATCTACAGATCCCTTGACTCAGTCTTTATTTGCAGGAGCAGTTCTAGGGTTGTATTTTAGTGGCATTTTTATTGTTAAATTAAGTGGTAGATAA
- the psaM gene encoding photosystem I reaction center subunit XII, with the protein MLSNAQIFIALAIALVPGILAFRLSTELYK; encoded by the coding sequence ATGCTATCTAATGCACAAATTTTTATTGCTTTAGCTATTGCTTTAGTTCCTGGTATCCTAGCATTCCGTTTGTCCACGGAACTTTACAAATAA
- a CDS encoding phage holin family protein: MISLLIVWITTAISLLIVSKLPIGVNMDSFSKALKASIIFGILNTLLKPVLVFLTIPLTIVTLGLSLLIINAMIFGITSVLVEGFRLKYGLWSAILGSVFLSLTNNTVLKILSITGWS; encoded by the coding sequence ATGATAAGTTTATTGATTGTTTGGATTACGACGGCAATAAGTCTTTTAATCGTTAGCAAACTTCCTATTGGTGTCAATATGGATAGTTTTAGTAAAGCGTTAAAAGCTTCTATTATTTTTGGAATTCTTAATACCTTGTTAAAACCAGTTTTGGTTTTTTTAACAATTCCTCTAACTATAGTAACGCTTGGATTATCTTTATTAATTATTAATGCTATGATTTTCGGTATTACTTCTGTATTGGTTGAAGGTTTCCGCTTAAAGTATGGTTTATGGAGTGCTATTTTAGGATCAGTTTTTTTAAGCTTGACTAACAATACTGTACTAAAAATACTCTCAATTACAGGTTGGAGCTAA